TGACAGTTACACTTAAAAAGGCCATAATCAGGGAAAATAAAACACCAGTCAGGATGGCAATGAGAACCCCTACCCACAGATTGTCGGTAAAGTAGGTTCCCACAAAACCACCCAGGGCTCCCATCAGCATTATTCCTTCTAAACCAAGATTCAGTATGCCGGCCCGCTGTGTAAAAATATCTCCCAAGGCAGTAAAAAGAATTGGCACACTGGTTCTAATGGCCCCCGCCAGTAGACTGATGAGAAAACCCTGGGTTAAAAGTTCTGTTTGCATGCCTGTCCCTCCATTGGGTGTAAACCACCCTACTAATAACAAAGATAATGACTAGCCCTTCGATGACACTGACTAACGAAAAGGGTACTCCCACCATGCGCTGCATGGTGCTGCCGCCTACGATGAGAGCAGCAAAAAAGAACGATGAGATTCCAATCCCCAGTGGATTAAGATTGCCTAATAACGCCACCACAATGGCTAACATACCGTAACCGGAGTTAATATCATCCAATAAACGATAATGGATGCCAAAAACCTCGGTCCAGCCGGCCACCCCGGCCAGACCAGAAGATATGAACATAATCAGAACAATGGTTTTAGATATCTTGATACCGCTATATCGGGCCACATGATGCCCCTCCCCCATGAGTTTGATACGAAACCCGATGGTGGAACGCCAAAAGACATAGCCTGCGAAAATAATGAATACAGCAATAATAATACCAAAGTGCAACCTGGTGCCACTTAGCAAAATAGGTAGTTTTAAGCTTTCTTGAATTAGTGGGGTTTGGGGAAAGCCATGGCCATTGGGATCTATCATGGGACCACGCACCAGCCAGCCTAGTAAATAAACCGCCACGTAGTTCAGCATTAAGGTAGTAATCACTTCGTTGGCATTGAACTTAGCCCTAAATACGCCAGCCAAACCACCCCACAGGGCCCCTCCCAGAAATGCTGCCAAAAAAGATAGGGGTAAAAGAATGGGAGCCGGCAGGGCGGAAAAGTTTAGGGCCACCAGCATCGCGAAGACAGTACCCAGGGTAAACTGCCCATCCCCACCAATGTTCCAAAGTTGACTTTTAAAGGCAATGGATGTACCTAGGGCCATAATCATCAGCGGTGTTGCCTTAACCAGGGTTTCGGCAATCCTGTTGGTGGAGCCAAAGGCACCCCAAAACAGCGTTTTAAAAGCTTCCAGGGGATCTTGCCCTGTGAAGAGCAAAAGTAGCGCCCCTACCAGCATCGCCAGTCCAATGGAAATGACAGGGGGTGCAATGCTCACCATGATATTCTTCAGAGAGGTTTTTCTGTTCAACATGCCGTCTTTTCCCCGCTTTCTACACCGGCCATCAGCATACCAATTTCCTCGATACTAACATTTTTGTTTTTAAGAATTCCTTTAATCCGGCCCTCATAAATAACAGCTATGCGGTCAGATATTTGGAGAAGTTCTTCCAAGTCTGCGGAAATTAATAGGATACTAACCCCTTTTTCTCTTTGTTCCAAAAGTTTTTCCCGGACATACATGGAGGCACCAATATCCAGCCCTCTGGTTGGTTGGTTGGCAATAATAACCCGGGGGGACGAACTAATTTCCCTGGCCAGAATAATTTTCTGTTGATTACCGCCTGAGAGGTCCTTTGCCTTTGCCTCTGGTCCACTGGCCTTAATGCGATACTCATTTAATAATTGTTGGGCATTGGCAGCAATGGCTTTAAAATTTAACAAGCCCCCGGTGGAAAAACGTGGACTCTGATATTCTTTGATAATTAAGTTGTTAGTTATATCAAAGCCCATTGCTAAACCGGTTTTATGACGATCTTCCGGAATATGAGCAATTCCTTCCTTAATATATTCACTGGGATTTTTACCACTCAGGACCTGCCCATCCAATTGAATTTTTCCTGAAGTTAAAGGTCGTAATCCGGTAAGTACTTCACATAATTCCTTTTGACCATTTCCGTCCACACCAGCCAACCCTAATATTTCTCCGGCTCGGATATTAAAATTAACACAGTCTAATACCAGTAACTTATTTTCATTCTTTAGGGTAACATTATCAACAACCAGCCTTGTTTCCCCTGTGCAGTCAGGCCTTTCGTCAAAGCTTAACAACACTTCCCGCCCCACCATCATATTGGTTAAATCACTTTTGGTGGTTTGGTTAGTTATTTTTTCTCCTCCAACTTGGCAACCATCCCTTAATACGGTTACTTCATCGGCAATCTCTAATATTTCTTCTAATTTATGAGTAATAAGAATAATGGATTTTCCGTCGTCACGCATGAGCTTAAGAATTTTAAACAGCTCCGCTGTTTCCTGGGGTGTTAATACAGCGGTGGGCTCGTCCAGGATTAAAATATCGGCACCCCGATAAAGAACTGATAATATTTCCACCCTCTGTTGTTCCCCAACAGAGAGCTGTCTAATCTGGGCTTTGGGGTTCACCTTCAGGTTATATTTTTCTGATAGTTTTTTAAGAGAGTCCTCCACAGCCCCTTTGTCTAAAAAAATTCCCCTTTTAGCCGGTAACCCCAGCATAATGTTTTCCACCACAGTCATGGGTCTTACCAACATAAAATGCTGGTGTACCATGCCTATGCCTAAATTCATGGCCTGGGTAGGATTGTTTATGACCACCTCTGTGCCATTAATAAAAATTTGGCCTGCCTCTGGTTGATAAAGACCAAATAAAATATTCATGAGAGTTGTTTTACCGGCTCCGTTTTCGCCAAGTAGTCCGTGGATAGATCCCTTGGCCAAGCGAAAATTCACCTGGTTATTGGCAATAACTCCCTTAAATCCTTTGGTGATCCCCTTCATTTCCACCGCGTATGATTGCAAACCGACCTTGCCCCCTTAGAAAAACTTGCTTCCGCCAAGTTTTTCTAAGCGGAAGCGTAGTTTACCCTATGCAAATCGTTACTTTATTTTTCAAATTTAGGCATTTCCACTGTGTTATTGGCCAAGCCTTTCTTCACTTCTTCCAGTTTCGCTTTCACCTCTGCAGGAACGGTGCTATCTAAACCATGGAATGGAGCAACCGTTACACCACCATTGGCAGCGGTTAACCAGTAAAATTTCTTATCTCTGTTGGTAAAATTGTTGTTTAAAATATCGTCAACCATTTCTTTCACCACAGGAGTCCAGTTGTAGGCAATACCGGATAATACATTGTTGGGCGCCAGTACATTTTGATCAGCAACATTGCCCAATACTGTTTTGTTTTTTTCTTTCCCTGCATCCACGACACCCAAGCCAATGCCATCACCGGAGTGCCAAATTACATCGGCACCGGCATCATACATGGAAATGGCCCCTTCTTTGGCCTTGGCAGCATCCCGCCAGTCTCCGGTGTAAAGTTCCTGAATTTGAATATCGGGATTAACCTGCTTGGCAGCATGTTTAAAGGCTTCGTGGCCACGGTAGATTTCTGCCACATCAGCGCCGCCCACTACACCAATTTTATTGGTCTTGGTCATGAGGCCGGCCAGGGTTCCCATCAGGTAGCCACCGTCCTCCAGCTTAACATCATAGACACAGGTATTGGGAAGGGTCTTAAATCCTGTTCCCAGGGCAAATTTGGTTTCGGGATACTCTTGGGCCACTTTGATAATGGGCTCCATAAATTGGAAACCATGACCAATGATCAAATCATAGCCCTGGGAAGCAAAGTCCCTCAGGGTTGGTTCAATGTTAGATACTTCGTATACTTGTTCTGTGTAGGTCACTTCAATTTTACCGGCATATTCCTTTTCTAGAGCCTTTACACCTTCATACATAGCCTGATTCCAAGAGACATCATCGATCTTGCCCGGCAGAATCAAAGCAACTTTCAGGGGTTTTTTCCCGTCCTCTTTACCCCCTTGGGTTGCTTTTTCTTCTTTGTTGCCACACCCTGCCAGCAACAAACTCATCATTAACAGGGCCACCAGCAAAAGTCTTGCTTTCTTCATTTGTTATCCTCCTTATCTTGGGTAACTAGTTATTAAGGATTTTATCCTTTGACATCAAACCTATGGCTTTCTTCCAGGCCAATTTCCTATTGAGCTATTCTTTCACGGGATACCGGCAACTCATTGATGGAAATATCCACAACTTCGTTTATGGCAGCAGTAATGGCCGGTGCAATGGCTACCGTTCCTACTTCTGCAGCACCCTTTAACCCCATTGGACCAGAATCTTCGTACTCATTAACGGTAGCTGTCTCCATATCCGCTAGGTCCAGGCTTGTGGGTATCAAGTAGGTGGATAAATTGGTCTGGTTAGGTACGCCATGGGTAAAATCCATTTGCTCCAGCAAGGTATAACCGACACCCATGGCCACGCCGCCTTGTATTTGCCCTTCCAAAGCCATGGGGTTTATAATCTGTCCGGCCTCTGTGACCGCAAAAACCTGTAGGAGTTGCACTTCACCTGTCAAGGGATTCACTTTTACCTTGGCTGCCTGGGCAATGAAGGTATACATGCAATGGGGTAGGCCAATTCCTAAGTCCGGCTGAGACACTTCCGGGAATACGGCCTCTCCGATACCCTTCTGTCCCGTTTCTGCTTGCCTTTGCAAATCCGCCACCGCTGCCAATAGGGCATTGCCAGAGATATAGGTGGTTCGGGAAGCAGCAGTGGAGCCACTGTCATGGGTAAGTCCCGTATCTCCCATAACAATTTGGATCTTCTCTGGTGAAACACCCAGGGCCTGGGCTGCCAGTTGCACGAAAGCAGTAGTGCTTCCCTGTCCGATCTCCACCGTACCTATTTTTATTTCATAGAAACCCCCGGGCAGTCGTTCAATTTCGACCTTTGCTGTATCCTTTATACCCTTTCCCATACCGCAGCTAAGAAAGCCTGCGGCCATACCATATCCAATGTTTGGTTCCTCATTGTACAATCTCTCTTGCCATAGGTCTGACTTTTCTAGGATCTGCAGGGCTTCCCTTAGACCAACGGAATGGTTCATGGGCTGACCCAGACTCCCCTCTGCTCCTTTATACAAGGCATTCTTTATTCGAAGCTGCACCGGGTCTAACTGGAGCTGTTTAGCTGCCCTGTTCAACAGTGTTTCTGTGGCAAAGGCCGTTTGTGGGGCACCAAACCCACGCATGGCACTGGCAGGAGGCTTGTTGGTATAGCATAAATAACCGTCGATTTGTACATTGGGAATCACATAGGGTCCCGCAGCATGTTCCACACCAAGTCCCACAACCGCAGGGCCTAGGGCTGCATAGGCCCCGGTATCGTAATAAACTTTCCCCTGGTAAGCGGTGATAAGCCCTTCCTTGGTGAACCCTAGCCTTACCTTAACCTTTGCAGCATGTCTTTTATAAGAGGCCATGAGCGATTCCTCCCGGGTAAACACCAGACGGGCCGGCAGCCCTGTTTTCCAGGTGACCAGGGCCAGGAACAACTGAACGGTATTACCATCTTTACCCCCAAAGCCCCCACCAATATTTGGTGTTCTAACTCGTATTTTCTCCTGAGGAATGTCCAAACAACGGGCAATCTCCTGCTGATCGTAAAAGGGGTTTTGAGTGCCGGCAATAATATTCAAAACACCGTTTTCATCTAGGAAAGAAACACCTGACTCCGGTTCTAAATACAGGTGATCCACCACCGGTACAGTAAAGGTATCTTCCAGGGTAAGGTGACTCCCTGCGAAGGCCCTTTCCGTATCCCCTTTGTAGAAGGGAATATGCTGCAATAGATTGCCCTGACCGTGAATCAAGGGGCTGCCTGCTTGGATAGCTTCTTCAGGCTCCTTGACCACATCCACGGTTTCATAGTCAATATGAACCAGCTGTGCATATTCACTGGCTAAGGTCGACGTTTTAGCCGCCACCACCGCAATTGGTTCTCCGAAAAACCGTACCCGTTCTTCAGCCAGTACAGGCTGATCCTTGACAATTTGACCAAAGTTATTGACCTCGATATCCTTGGCTGTGAAACAATAGGCATCTTGCAGGTTAGTGAATGCACCTATATCAATTTTTGATATTTTGGCATGGGCCTGTGTTGAACGAACTAGTTTAAGGTGCAGCATCCCAGGAAGATAATAGTCACTGGCATAAAGGGCCTCACCTGTCACTTTACTTTTTGCATCCACACGAGGGATTGAAGTTCCGACCACACCAGGCATTTTAAAACCCCCTATTCTGTTTCCACCACCGTGGGTATTATGCGGTGTTCTAATACATGAATTAAACCGCAATCTGTTAAGCCAAGCTCTGGCACTGTGGGTAAGGAGATAAAGGAAAGTGTCATGAAGGGAGCGGGTAAGTCACACCCTAGCTGCTCCGCCTTTTTATTTAATTGATCAATTTGTGACATTACTTGTTCAGCCGGCAAAGAACTCATCAGGCCACCAATGGGTAGGGGCAGTACCCCTATGACTTGGCCATTTTCCACAGCCACCAATCCTCCCTGATGTCGGGCAATTTCCCTGGCTGCCAGATCCATATCTTGGTCATTGGTTCCCACAATAACAATATTGTGATGGTCATGGGATACAGAGGAAGCCAAAGCCCCGGCCTTTAGCTTAAAACCTCTGACAAAGCCCACTCCAACGCTGCCATTTTTCCCGTATCGTTCAACTACAGCCAGCTTTAATATGTCTTCATTGGTATTAACTTGTACTTCTCCACCCGCAACATTTAGCCACTCCTGGCTGGCAAAATTAATAATTTGATCCGGATAAAGATTGATAACATTTACCTTGCACCTGTTCCCTTGGGACGGCAGGGCAAAGGAAGTCGGTGCTAAATTGGGTGGAAGCTTCACCGTTTCATTTAAGAATGCCGGATACTGACTAATTTCAATTTGCTGGGTTAATTTGCCACCCTGTGCCACCAGTTTACCGTTCTTAAATACATAAGCCGGTTTTATCTCTACCAAATCATCTAACAGTACAATATCTGCCACTTTCCCAGGGGTTAAAGCCCCAAGGTAATGGTCCAATCGAAAATGCTTGGCGGTATTAATGGTTGCCATTTGGATGGCCTTAATGGGATTTAACCCAAGGGCAATGGCCTTCTGAACATTAAAACTGATGTGACCCTCCCGGACGATATCATTTACATGCTTATCATCGGTACAAAAGATTAGATTTTCGGTGGACAGGTTCTGTTCGATGGCACCTTTCACCAGTGCCTCCACGTTTCTTTCGGTACTACCCTCCCTGACCAAGGCCTTAATTCCTAAACGCAGTCGCTCAAAGAGCTCCTGAAACACAACCGACTCGTGATCATCCGAAAGGCCAGCTGTGGCATAGACATTCAACTGATCCCAATTCAGCCCAATGGCATGTCCATTGGCCACTTTACCGTTAGCCCGGGCACTGACAATTTTTGCCAAGTATTCTTCTTTGATCGATAAAATTTTAGAAGGATCTAATTCTCCTAGACTTGCCGAAATGTTGCTCTGTAAAAGTTGGTCCACTTCCTTAACCCCCAACACACCACCGGTGGTTTCCAGGCCGGGGGCGGTGGGCACCCGAGAAGGAACCTCTATATAAATTTGATAGGGCAAATTTTCCGTGTTATTTAGAAGGGCCTCTACTCCTTTCAGCCCTGCGACATTGGCAATTTCCATGGGATCCGCAAAGAGTGTCGTAGTGCCCCAGGGCACAATGACACTGGCAAGGGCTTCGGGCGACAACAAGGTAGGTTCAATATGTATGTGTGCATCCATAAAACCTGGCACAGCAAAGCGTCCTTTTCCGTCAAAGACCTCTTTGGCCTCAACCTCCCAGCCAGGATTGACCGCTACGATTTTGCCGTTCTTAATGACCAGAGAACCAGAGAAAATGGTTTCGGTATAAACATCCACAATCTGTATATTTTTTATATACAAATCTGCTGGTTCCTGGCCGGCAGCCACTCTCAATTCCTCAGCTAAAGAAGCAACATCACCCAACATAAATTCACCTCATATTTTTGTCTTATTAGGTTAATAACCACATTGTTTAAAAAACTTGGCTTATGCCATACCTTATAGGGCGAGATCCTTTAGGCGACGGCAGAACCTTAGTTTGTCCTTATGCACATCAGAAAATTTTATACTTTCTGATATGAGCACATAAAAAAGCCCAGACAGGCAGATTTCATCCTCTAAAGAGTGAAACCTGCCGCCTGGGCTTTTATCCCTATCGGTGTAGCGCTAAAAACGCCTGTACCGCTCGGACCAAACCAAACCCAAAAGGAAGGGGTTGTGGAACCCTAGGTACACTTTCCCTCCGTAGTCCGGCAATTACGGTTGCCTGGTAGAAACACTTGGGCCAATTCCCAAGCATATACGGAAAACGATTCATTTATGTCCATACTAGCAAAGACAGTTGACATTTGTCAATGAACAAATTGTATAATCTGACAAATTACAACAATTCGTATTTTAGGTTAGCACCTTTTATTAATACTCAAATCTTGTAATCCCTCATAAAGAAGTGCACCCACCATCTTCCGGCGATACTCCTGGGAAGCCCTTACATCGGAGATCGGACTGGTCTCGGCTCCGGCATCGGACACCAAGGTCCAAAGTTCTTCGCCCCAAAGGCTGTAACGGGTTAAGTTTTGGGCAGTTCTTTTTAGCTCCATCACGGTTGGTCCTACTGAACCGCAGGCGATCCGGACATCTTCTAGGACCTGGTTGACCAATCTGGCCTTGAAGGCAACACTGACAATGGAAATGGCCATTGCCTTCCTTTGTCCTAGTTTTCGATAAAACCCGATCTGCTCTGGTTCCCAGCAGGGGATTTTAATGGCTGTCAGCAGTTCTCCCGGTTGAAGCACCGTTTTGCCCGGTCCGTTAATAAAATCCACGATGGAAACTTCCCTTTCGGAGTGGGCTGAGCGGAGAAGCAAGGTGGCATTGGAAACTACCAAGGCCGGCATGGTGTCCCCGGCCGGCGATGCAGTCACCAAATTACCTCCTAAGGTACCCCTGTTACGAATCTGCAGGGAACCCACCTGGGAACAGGCAGCTGCTAATAAAGGAGCATATTGGCCAACCATACTGGATTCCACCAGTTCTTGGTGGGTCATTAGGGGGCCAATGATAAGCTGCCCCTGTTCTTTTCGGATAAATTTTAATTCCTGTAAATTATAAATATTTATTGCCCTGGAGGGATTGATCTGGCCATTTTTCCGTTTCACCAGAAAATCAGTTCCCCCTGCCAGAATACTCTGGGAAGAATCCCTGTATAACTCCCCCAAGGCCTCTTCCAAATGAACCGGCGTAATGACTTCCATGTTTTAAACACCTCGTTCTTTAACAGATGCCGCTGCCCTTTGAATGGCATCCGCAATTTTAACATAGCCCGTACATCGGCAGAGATTACCGGCTATACTGTTTTTGATCTCCTGCCTAGTTGGGTTCAGGTTTTTCAAGAGCAGTGCTCTGGCTGACATGATCATGCCCGGTGTACAAAAACCGCATTGCACCGCTCCAGCTTCCATAAAGGCTGTCTGTAAATGGTCTAATACGCCATGGTTTGCCAGACCTTCAATGGTCTCAACATGAGAACCATTTATTTGACTGGTTAGGACTAAGCAGGAGTTTACAGCTTTCCCATCCACAATGACGGTACAGGCACCACACTCACCCTGTCCACAGCCTTCCTTGGTACCTGTTAAACCGAGATGTTGCCGTAGGGTTTCCAGCAGTGTGGTATCACTCCCTACCTCAACACGGGTGGGCTTCCCATTTAACTGAAAGGTATAAACCGGCATTTCCTTGACCTCCAATTTGACTAAATATTATGATATAACAAAACAAATAAAAATCCCGTGAAATAAAAAGGCCTTTCGGAACATGCAAAAATATTGGTCCGAAAGTCTTGTGGCTTAATTCGACTTTTTTATAAATTATATTTGTACCCTCCAACATTTTCAAGCACTTTTCTCACTCTCAAGAGGGCTGCCAAAAATGGCAAATCAATAACCCTTGACATAGGGTGGTTAAAAAACAACCTGCCAGTGGCCACCAAGAAGGTATAGAAGCCCCTTGTTTTTTCTGGTAGAATAAACTATCTTTTTTGTGTTGATGACAAATTTAAAATAAATTTATTCCTAAAGGGGTGGTTCATTTGTTTACTATCGATCACTTGGTACAACCCCAGACGATCGAGGAAGCATACCAAATATTGCATGAACATGCAAGTAATACCGTCCTTGGGGGCAGTGCCTATTTACGGTTGGGCTCAAAAAAAATCCGTACCGCCATTGATTTAGCAAACCTTCAGCTTGATTCTATCAAAGAACAGGATAACCAATTTGTAATTGGCGCAATGGTTACCTTTCGAGATCTTGAAACTCACCCTGCTTTAAAGACTTACTTTAATGGCATGCTTCCCCAGTCAGTTAGAAACATTATTGGTGTACAATTTAGAAATGTTGTTACAGTAGGCGCCACCGTCTACTCAAAATATGGTTTTTCAGACTTACTCACAGCTTTACTGGCCCTGGATACCGAAGTTGAACTGCATCAAGGCGGCAGAATGCCCTTAGCAAACTTCTTGGCAAAACCCTATCCCAAAGATATCCTGACCCGCATCTTTATTCAAAAAAATAACCGACAGGCAGTTTATCAAGATTTAAGAAATTCCAAAAGCGATTATCCTATTCTTAATACAGCGGTTTCCTGTCTGGAAAACCAATGGAGAATTGTTGTAGGTGCCAGACCACTAAAGGCCGCCATCGCTGTGGCAGCCTCCCAAGAACTTTCCGGCAAGGCTACCCTAAGCCCGGCAGATATTAAAAATGCTGCTCAAAAAGCTGCAGAGGAATTATCCTTCGGCACCAATCTCAGGGGGACAGCGGAATACCGGCAAGCCATGTGCAGTGTGTTGGTCAATAGAGCCATTACGGAGGTTGAAGCATGCAAATAGAAACTATTTTAAATAATCAAAGGGTTACCTTAGAAATAGTACCGGATGAAATGTTGGCAGATACCCTGAGAAGATATGGTTTGTTAAGTGTAAGACAGGGCTGTGATACCTCCTGTTGCGGTCTGTGTACGGTATGGATCGACGGAAAACCCACCCTGTCCTGCTCAACCTTAGCCTATCGGGTCAGTGGCAAACGGGTTACCACCATTGAGGGAGTACAAGGGGAAGCCGAGGAGTTTGCCCAGATGCTGGTGGCTGAAGGGGCCGAACAATGCGGTTTCTGTAGCCCCGGTTTCATTTTGACTGTGCTGGCCATGAAGCATGAACTCAAAAACCCCACTGAAGAACAAATTATTCACTATCTAACGGGTAATCTATGCCGGTGTACCGGCTATATGGGACAGCTAAGGGCCATTAAGAAGTATCTGGGGGTGGAGTAAATGAGGGTCGTTGGAAAGGGGATTGCAAAGATCGATGGGTTATCCATCGCCACGGGTAAACCTGCTTATACAGAGGATCTGGCCGCCGCCAATGCTCTGGTAATCAAAATTCTACGCAGTCCACATGCCTTTGCTAAAATTAAAACCATTGATACAGCCGAGGCAAAAAAACTAGCCGGGGTTGTCTGCATACTAACCCATAAGGATGTTCCCAAGGTCAGATTTACCCTGGCCGGACAGTCCTATCCCGAGCCTTCCCCCTATGACCGATTGATCCTAGATGAGCTGGTTCGATACGTAGGGGATGAAGTGGCCATTATCGCCGCTGTCAATGAAAAAATTGCCTTACAGGCCCGGGATTTAATCAAAGTTGAATATGAGGTATTGGAACCGGTCTTGGATTTTGAAACAGCAACGGAACATCCCTCCATGGTCCATCCGGAGGATGACCTATTCTGTAACTTTGATACTGGTTTGATCAAGGAAAAAAATATTGCCTCATCCCAGAAAGTAGAATATGGCAACGTTGAGGAAGCCTTTGAGCAATGTGCTGTGGTGGTGGAAGAAACCTATTATACCCAGGCCCAGGCCCATGCCATGATGGAAACTTACCGGGCCTATAGTTATTTAGATCCGGCGGGAAGACTGGTGGTGGTCAGTTCCACCCAGATCCCTTTTCATGTAAGACGTCAACTGGCCCGGGCTCTGCAAATCCCTGCCAGCCGAATTCGAGTTATTAAACCCCGTATCGGGGGCGGGTTTGGCGGTAAGCAAACCACCGTAGCAGAAATTTTCCCGGCCCTGGTTACCTTAAAAACCGGTAAACCAGCCAAAATTATCTATGACAGAAGGGAAACCTTTACTTGCTCCAGCTGCCGACATGCCATGCGCATTAAGGTTCGCCTAGGGGCTGATGCAGATGGAACCATCCGGGCCATCGATATTGATGCCTTATCCGATACCGGGGCTTATGGAGAACATGCATCTACGGTTGTTTCACTGGTGGGCGAAAAGACACTGCCCCTTTATAACAAAACAAAGGCTTTGCGCTTTGTGGCCCATGCGGTATACACTAACAAAATGAATGCCGGGGCATTGCGGGGCTTTGGGGCCACCCAGGGAACCTTTGCTGTTGAGAGCACTGTCAATAAACTGGCCGAGGCACTTAAGATGGATCCCTCGGAAATTCGGCTGCAAAACCTGATCAAAGCAGGGGAAACCTGCCTACCCTACGAGGGCAAACTTTTAGGAAGCTCTAGCCTGCATCGGTGTATCCAACGGGGCAAAGAACTGATTGGCTGGCAGGAAAAGTACCCTGGGAAGGATCTGGGCAATAAAGTGCGCGCCGTTGGGATGGCAGTAACCATGCAGGGCTCCGGCATTGCCGGTATTGACACGGCCTCTGCCGAAATTAGACTGCAGGATGATGGCAATTATACACTGCTTATCGGTTCCACCGATTTGGGGACCGGCAGTGATACCATCCTGGCTCAAATGGCTGCAGAGGTTCTGGAAACCCCATTGGAAAATATTGCTGTTTATGCAGCAGATACCGACGTTTCCCCCTATGACCCGGGGTCCTATGCCTCCAGCACAACCTATGTCA
This genomic interval from Desulforamulus reducens MI-1 contains the following:
- a CDS encoding ABC transporter permease; the protein is MLNRKTSLKNIMVSIAPPVISIGLAMLVGALLLLFTGQDPLEAFKTLFWGAFGSTNRIAETLVKATPLMIMALGTSIAFKSQLWNIGGDGQFTLGTVFAMLVALNFSALPAPILLPLSFLAAFLGGALWGGLAGVFRAKFNANEVITTLMLNYVAVYLLGWLVRGPMIDPNGHGFPQTPLIQESLKLPILLSGTRLHFGIIIAVFIIFAGYVFWRSTIGFRIKLMGEGHHVARYSGIKISKTIVLIMFISSGLAGVAGWTEVFGIHYRLLDDINSGYGMLAIVVALLGNLNPLGIGISSFFFAALIVGGSTMQRMVGVPFSLVSVIEGLVIIFVISRVVYTQWRDRHANRTFNPGFSHQSTGGGH
- a CDS encoding ABC transporter ATP-binding protein, whose product is MQSYAVEMKGITKGFKGVIANNQVNFRLAKGSIHGLLGENGAGKTTLMNILFGLYQPEAGQIFINGTEVVINNPTQAMNLGIGMVHQHFMLVRPMTVVENIMLGLPAKRGIFLDKGAVEDSLKKLSEKYNLKVNPKAQIRQLSVGEQQRVEILSVLYRGADILILDEPTAVLTPQETAELFKILKLMRDDGKSIILITHKLEEILEIADEVTVLRDGCQVGGEKITNQTTKSDLTNMMVGREVLLSFDERPDCTGETRLVVDNVTLKNENKLLVLDCVNFNIRAGEILGLAGVDGNGQKELCEVLTGLRPLTSGKIQLDGQVLSGKNPSEYIKEGIAHIPEDRHKTGLAMGFDITNNLIIKEYQSPRFSTGGLLNFKAIAANAQQLLNEYRIKASGPEAKAKDLSGGNQQKIILAREISSSPRVIIANQPTRGLDIGASMYVREKLLEQREKGVSILLISADLEELLQISDRIAVIYEGRIKGILKNKNVSIEEIGMLMAGVESGEKTAC
- a CDS encoding BMP family protein, which translates into the protein MKKARLLLVALLMMSLLLAGCGNKEEKATQGGKEDGKKPLKVALILPGKIDDVSWNQAMYEGVKALEKEYAGKIEVTYTEQVYEVSNIEPTLRDFASQGYDLIIGHGFQFMEPIIKVAQEYPETKFALGTGFKTLPNTCVYDVKLEDGGYLMGTLAGLMTKTNKIGVVGGADVAEIYRGHEAFKHAAKQVNPDIQIQELYTGDWRDAAKAKEGAISMYDAGADVIWHSGDGIGLGVVDAGKEKNKTVLGNVADQNVLAPNNVLSGIAYNWTPVVKEMVDDILNNNFTNRDKKFYWLTAANGGVTVAPFHGLDSTVPAEVKAKLEEVKKGLANNTVEMPKFEK
- a CDS encoding xanthine dehydrogenase family protein molybdopterin-binding subunit, producing MPGVVGTSIPRVDAKSKVTGEALYASDYYLPGMLHLKLVRSTQAHAKISKIDIGAFTNLQDAYCFTAKDIEVNNFGQIVKDQPVLAEERVRFFGEPIAVVAAKTSTLASEYAQLVHIDYETVDVVKEPEEAIQAGSPLIHGQGNLLQHIPFYKGDTERAFAGSHLTLEDTFTVPVVDHLYLEPESGVSFLDENGVLNIIAGTQNPFYDQQEIARCLDIPQEKIRVRTPNIGGGFGGKDGNTVQLFLALVTWKTGLPARLVFTREESLMASYKRHAAKVKVRLGFTKEGLITAYQGKVYYDTGAYAALGPAVVGLGVEHAAGPYVIPNVQIDGYLCYTNKPPASAMRGFGAPQTAFATETLLNRAAKQLQLDPVQLRIKNALYKGAEGSLGQPMNHSVGLREALQILEKSDLWQERLYNEEPNIGYGMAAGFLSCGMGKGIKDTAKVEIERLPGGFYEIKIGTVEIGQGSTTAFVQLAAQALGVSPEKIQIVMGDTGLTHDSGSTAASRTTYISGNALLAAVADLQRQAETGQKGIGEAVFPEVSQPDLGIGLPHCMYTFIAQAAKVKVNPLTGEVQLLQVFAVTEAGQIINPMALEGQIQGGVAMGVGYTLLEQMDFTHGVPNQTNLSTYLIPTSLDLADMETATVNEYEDSGPMGLKGAAEVGTVAIAPAITAAINEVVDISINELPVSRERIAQ
- the ade gene encoding adenine deaminase — translated: MLGDVASLAEELRVAAGQEPADLYIKNIQIVDVYTETIFSGSLVIKNGKIVAVNPGWEVEAKEVFDGKGRFAVPGFMDAHIHIEPTLLSPEALASVIVPWGTTTLFADPMEIANVAGLKGVEALLNNTENLPYQIYIEVPSRVPTAPGLETTGGVLGVKEVDQLLQSNISASLGELDPSKILSIKEEYLAKIVSARANGKVANGHAIGLNWDQLNVYATAGLSDDHESVVFQELFERLRLGIKALVREGSTERNVEALVKGAIEQNLSTENLIFCTDDKHVNDIVREGHISFNVQKAIALGLNPIKAIQMATINTAKHFRLDHYLGALTPGKVADIVLLDDLVEIKPAYVFKNGKLVAQGGKLTQQIEISQYPAFLNETVKLPPNLAPTSFALPSQGNRCKVNVINLYPDQIINFASQEWLNVAGGEVQVNTNEDILKLAVVERYGKNGSVGVGFVRGFKLKAGALASSVSHDHHNIVIVGTNDQDMDLAAREIARHQGGLVAVENGQVIGVLPLPIGGLMSSLPAEQVMSQIDQLNKKAEQLGCDLPAPFMTLSFISLPTVPELGLTDCGLIHVLEHRIIPTVVETE
- a CDS encoding FAD binding domain-containing protein, whose protein sequence is MEVITPVHLEEALGELYRDSSQSILAGGTDFLVKRKNGQINPSRAINIYNLQELKFIRKEQGQLIIGPLMTHQELVESSMVGQYAPLLAAACSQVGSLQIRNRGTLGGNLVTASPAGDTMPALVVSNATLLLRSAHSEREVSIVDFINGPGKTVLQPGELLTAIKIPCWEPEQIGFYRKLGQRKAMAISIVSVAFKARLVNQVLEDVRIACGSVGPTVMELKRTAQNLTRYSLWGEELWTLVSDAGAETSPISDVRASQEYRRKMVGALLYEGLQDLSINKRC